The Geminocystis sp. NIES-3708 genomic sequence GATGGCTATTGCCGCTTATTGTGGTGATACTCGTTTGATAGATAATCTGATTTTAACTGTGAGAAAACCCATTATAGCCATAGATGGACCGGCGGGAGCAGGAAAATCCACCGTTAGCCGTCGTTTAGCCCATGAATTAGGCTTTTTATATCTTGATACTGGTGCTATGTATCGAGCTATTACTTGGTTAGTCATGGAAAATAAGATTGATGTTACTGATGAAAAAGCGATCGCAACATTGGTGAATACAGCAGAAATTGATTTATTCCCAAGCCCAGATTTAAACATACCCGTCACTGTCAAAGTTAATCAAAAAGACGTTACTCAGGTAATTCGCACTCCTTTAGTTACGGCTAATGTATCGAAAGTATCTGCACAAAAATCTGTGAGAGAAAAATTAGTAAAACTTCAACAAGAATATGGCATACAAGGGGGGATTGTCGCTGAAGGAAGAGATATTGGTACAAATGTTTTTCCTACTGCACAATTAAAAATATTTTTGACGGCATCGCCAACAGCAAGGGCAAAAAGACGATTAATAGATTTAAAAAATCAGGGAGAAAATAATATTAATTTAGAGGGATTAATTAACGATATTCAACAAAGAGATTATCTTGATAGTACCAGAGAAATTTCTCCTCTTAGAAAAGCAGAAAATGCCATAGAAATTATTACTGATGATTTTACTATTGAAGAGGTAATTAATAATATTAAAAGTTATTTAATTTAATTTGTTTCGTCCTGAAGTGATTATATTTTACTCAAAATGTTAGCATTTCGCTAAAGCTAATTAGCGATAGCTAATCGCTTTAAAAATTTCAAAACTTCTATAGTAAGATTGCTATATATCCATAGATTATGTCATGGAAAATGTAACTAACCTCAATTTAAAATTAATATTTTTTCTCCCAATTGTCTTAATAAATCTAATGATTTCTGTCGCACTGGTATCTTATAATACCGAGAATATTCTTCCCGATAACTTTTACACTGGTTTGATGGCAGGTTTAGCACATCCTATCATTGCCTTAAACCATTTAACGTTTATTATCGGTGTCGGATTATTAGGTAGTTTATGCTCTTGGGGTATAATTATTGCTGTAGTTTTTGTCTTGACTTCGATATTAGGTACATTTGTTAATTTAATGAGTATAAACTTACCAGTTCCTGAGTTGATTATTTCTTTATCGGTTTCAACAATTGGTTTAATGTTAGCCAAAAGCAAATTACCTAAAAATTTTACAGCGATAACTCTAACATTAATAGCTGGAATTTTTCATGGCTATAGTTATGGAGAAAGTATCATCGGGGCAAAAAATACTCCTTTATTTGCTTATATAACAGGTTTTGTCTCAATTCAAGTTATTGTTATTTTTTGCTATTATAAATTTTCTAAATTATGGCAGAATAAATCTTCCGATAATTCTTCTCCTTCTTCTTCTTTAATTGTAAGATTAATAGGCTGTGGTATTTTTGGTATGGGTATAACTTTTATGTCTAATTTTTTAGGGGCATAAATTATTAATAATGAAAACAATTAACTATTACAATTAACCATCAATTATTAATTAAATTATTATGCTTATTCCTTTAATTAGTACTTTTATTGCGATTATTATTAGTGCAATTAGTTTTTTTATTTATCAAGGCAAATTTATTCTTATTCCTGATAATGTATCTACTATTTTTAAACAAAATAAGCTAATAGTTATAGGTCTCAATTTTATCGCTTTTGGTCTATTATTAGGATTAGTTGGCTATGTTTTAAGTCTAGGAGGAAACTTTCGTTATTTAAGAGTTATTATTTTAGTTATTGGTTGTCTTTGTTTAAAAATATCTGTAGCTAAAGAAATAGATAAGTTACCTGAATTACCTGATTTTTTCAAAGCTATTCTTAATATCAATAATACTCAAGTTTTACAAATATTTGCAACTATTATTGTTAGTTTTTTGCTAATAAAAAGTTTAGTAGCAGTAGATTGGATTAACGGTGATACTTGGATGTATCAATTACCTTTTGCCGCTCGTTTTTGGGGTTTAGTTTCTCCAGAACAATATATGTTTGAAGCAGAAAGAGAACCTTTTTTTAATACTTCTACAATGTTACCTAACATTCTACAAGGTTTTTTTTGGTATTTATTTGGAATAAAACGTCCTCAAGGTGCTAATTTAGTTAGTTTTTTAAGTTTAATTGGTTATTTTATTTTTATTAAACATTATCTAAAAATTCCCTATTATTTATCAGTTATTGCTATTTTAGCAGTTCCTTTAATTCACATTGCCGCTACCAGTTGTTATGTCGATTTATTAACTAATGTTGGTTTTGCCATCACTTTAATTATAACCTATTTATTATATTTAAAAGAAGATTTTATTAACTATAAAAACGTCTCTATATTTATTTTAGGGGGCTTTATTGCAGCTAACAGTAAATATTTATTAGTGCCTCCTTTAGTATTAGTTATATTTTTTGTTTTTATCAGAATTTTGTGGTTAATTTTTTATCGTTTCAATCCTGCTAGTAAAATTAAAAATATTTTAACTTTAATTTTTACTATGGCTGGAGCAAATATTATAATTTTTCTAACATCATTTAAAAATTTAGTTATTTATCAAAACCCTTTTTATCCTTTAAAAATAACTATTTTTGGCTATGAATTCAATCATACTGTTGTCCCTAGTGAAGATTATATGTCAGATAAAATTGAGGCAATGTTTCCGATACAAAGATGGCTTTTTTCTTTATTAGAAATAGGTGCTTTTGACGAAAGAAGACCTTGGAAATGGACAATTGCAATGGATTATGTGCCTTTAGATGCTGATACTTTTGGCATGGGAGGATATTTTGCAATTTATGTTATTTTTAATATCATCTTATTTGCTTTTTTATGTAGAAAAAATAATCCAGAAACAAGAGTCGCTTTAGGAATGGTAATTATCATGACATTAGTTACTCCTTTTCTGCCTTTTTCCTATCAATTAAGATACTATATGTATTGGATAATAATTTTAATAACTTTTAATTTATATTTGCTTTTGCAACATTATCAATTAACTAAAAGTTTATGGTTAAAACCTCAAAACTACGGTTATGTTGGCATAATAATTATGATGATTTTTGTTATTTCTACTCGCTGGGATTACACTTATCCAAATCCTATG encodes the following:
- a CDS encoding HupE/UreJ family protein; the protein is MISVALVSYNTENILPDNFYTGLMAGLAHPIIALNHLTFIIGVGLLGSLCSWGIIIAVVFVLTSILGTFVNLMSINLPVPELIISLSVSTIGLMLAKSKLPKNFTAITLTLIAGIFHGYSYGESIIGAKNTPLFAYITGFVSIQVIVIFCYYKFSKLWQNKSSDNSSPSSSLIVRLIGCGIFGMGITFMSNFLGA